Sequence from the Ictalurus furcatus strain D&B chromosome 29, Billie_1.0, whole genome shotgun sequence genome:
TACCATATTGGAAAACACAATAAAGCAATGCTTTAAGACACTAAACAGACATGATTtagtgtctttttatttatttataattctctctctctctctctctccaggagATACAGTATTGCTATTCCCCAAATCCTGTCAGATATAATTCTAGTAAGAAAAACAGCAAGTGAATTAATTATAGATGACCGATTTACAGTCATCTAGGTTGCAAAAAGCTCCAGATGGAACATTTTAAGGCCGTAAACCTGATGATCTTTGATGCTCGATGTGACTGGtttctgtatatatattacagtttatGTGATAAATGACGGCACTTGGCAAATAACTGACCAATTATGCTCTAAAAGTTCTGTCAGGTCCTAAGCCCTCTGATAAATGCGATCACTCAGGTGTTTCGAGCTGTAAGATCTAGGCCACAGTCTCCTCAGAGATTATATTTagccttttgtgtaattttctACGGAGATTCAACACTCCATTTAGTTCACGAAGCGAGACTCGTAAAGACAGCAGGGGGAGGACGGAAACAGATGTTTAAGACATGAACGAGCGAAGTAGAAAGCGATTACGGCACGTGATCACGAGCTAATTTGATTAAGAGGCATCCTGACGACGCTTTCAGCAGGCCGTGTAATATCTTACTGAAATAAGCTGACGCTGGTTTTTAATTGAGATGCTGTATATGAGACCGTTCTGAAGGGTGGGAAAAGGAGGTCGGACCTATTAAGCTTGGTTAATACGTGTTCTTCACGTTGTACCGCACACTCAGGGTAGTTAAATGATCTCAAATTCAGTgtagaaatatttaaatcaGTGAAGAAGGTAacatgaaagcaaaaaaaaaaaaaaatgtaatctatTAATCGTGTAAAAGTAAAATCGACAATATAAAAAGCGACTTGACCTGACTGTCTGTCATTTCCTGTCTATCCCAGTGCGGACGGTGTGTATGAAGTCTCGTTCTACAGCAACGCTGTCGTCTCCAGCACGGGCGACATCTTCTGGCTTCCTCCGGCCATCTACAGGAGCGCCTGCGCCATCGAGGTCCGCAACTTTCCCTTCGACCAGCAGAACTGCACGCTGAAGTTCCGCTCGTGGACGTACGACCGCACCGAGCTCGACCTTGTCCTGACCTCTGACTTCGCTAGCCGTGACGACTACACGCCCAGCGGCGAGTGGGACGTCGTGTCTTTGCCGGGCCGCAAGAACGAAGACCCAAACGACGCCACTTACATGGACATCACGTACGACTTCGTGATCCGACGTAAGCCGCTGTTCTACACCATCAACCTCATCATCCCGTGCGTGCTCATCACCTCTCTCGCCGTGATGGTCTTCTACTTGCCGTCAGACTGCGGTGAGAAGATGACTCTGTGCATCTCCGTGCTACTGGCCCTCACCGTCTTCCTGTTACTGATCTCCAAGATCGTTCCGCCCACCTCGCTGGCTGTGCCGCTCATCGGCAAGTACCTGATGTTCACCATGGTGCTGGTGACCTTCTGCATCGTGACCAGCGTATGCGTGCTTAACGTGCATCACCGCTCGCCGTCCACACACCACATGCCTGCCTGGGTGCAGCGCGTCTTCCTGCACCAGCTGCCCGTCTTCCTGCTCATGCGGCGACCGGGTCGCTCCAACGTGCGTGAACGGTTTCGGAGGAAATACCGGAGCAGGTCGTTCTCTGGCGACACGTTCGCTCTGGGGGCACGGAGGGTGGCCGAGCTGCCCGAGGGCTCGGAGTTCAGGCAAAGGCTCGGAGTCTGGCGCGACGCAGAGGTGGATGCAGCCATAGAGGGCGTGCGGTTCATTGCCGAACACATGAagaatgaggatgatgatgaagggGTGAGGAAGACTCTAGCTGACATCTTGTGAACAAgatttttgcatttgttttttttttgggggggggt
This genomic interval carries:
- the chrnb5a gene encoding neuronal acetylcholine receptor subunit beta-2 — encoded protein: MMAANWPLGLFLFFLQACSSLSADAEERLVDFLLSSDRYNKLIRPAINKSQQVTIGIKVSLAQLISVNEREQIMTTNVWLTQEWNDYRLTWDPDEYDGIQKLRIPSHHIWLPDIVLYNNADGVYEVSFYSNAVVSSTGDIFWLPPAIYRSACAIEVRNFPFDQQNCTLKFRSWTYDRTELDLVLTSDFASRDDYTPSGEWDVVSLPGRKNEDPNDATYMDITYDFVIRRKPLFYTINLIIPCVLITSLAVMVFYLPSDCGEKMTLCISVLLALTVFLLLISKIVPPTSLAVPLIGKYLMFTMVLVTFCIVTSVCVLNVHHRSPSTHHMPAWVQRVFLHQLPVFLLMRRPGRSNVRERFRRKYRSRSFSGDTFALGARRVAELPEGSEFRQRLGVWRDAEVDAAIEGVRFIAEHMKNEDDDEGVIEDWKYVAMVIDRLFLWVFILVCLTGTLGLFVQPLFQSYNTPVARDD